TTTCTTTTGTGCATGCTCTGTCTCCTGCACAGTTTCCCTCCAGAAATTCTTTTGGACAAATTTACTTTTCTGTTCATCACAggtaaaacagaagaaaactaGCTTTTTCTCATATGACAAATGTAATCATGGCTGGAGATGTGCAGATCCTAGAATTCACTATAACCAGAGTGGACTGCTCCTCCTGGGTCACATGCTAGGAAGGCAGACACATAAAATTTTCACAGTTCTTTTTATACCCAAGCAGCTCAAAATCCACTAAGAATTGGCAGCATCCTCAACCTGTCACAGATATTTAATAAACTTTCCTTTGGCTTTAGATCTGCATCTGTCCAGTAAACACAGGTAGGTCTGACTAAGATTTCACTACTGtccaaaacaaaaatgtggGCTCACATTAGAGCTAATTAAGCAGCAAAGTTGATCTTGACAGAAATTGTATGTTGCCCATGTTTTTCAAAGTTTATCAAAAGAGCTGGCTATAGGTCTAGGTAGATAAGACTTAAAAACACTGTGATGTTTCGTTGGGAAAATTATGACAAAATGAATGAACAGCTGGGGGAGAAGACGTCGTCGATGGCCTGTAGTTAAAAGCAGACTTCAAAGGAGGCAGCATGCTTCAGGTGTTAGATGGgcagcaaaaaggaaaacagaaagaacaggTGAAAATGTGTTCACCAGGCTCTaacaaaagaagcaaaaaaacatTTGCCAATCCTTGCTTTTTCCAGGCCTGGACTAAAGAACAAAGAAGCCCAAACCATTGCAATCACATAGCTAACCCATTCCTTTCTTAATCTATATCTCAAGTTTTGCCTATTTATTGGGAACATTGGGGCTTTCTACACCTTTTTTGGTGTAGTGATTTTTGTAGTGGTAAAAACACTGATTTAGTCAACTGATCAGAGCAAAGGTGATGCACAGGTTAGAGAGCTTGGTATCTCAACCAGCTTGGGGAGCACATCTCCATTACAAATCACTTTACCAGCAGAATCCAAGTATTTTCCTACAACTCTCATCAAACAAGAACCATCTTTGGTCTGAACAAGCTCAGACTGCTGCATCTGGGCAGAATAAAACTTTCAGGGGAGCCTTCATCTGGCTTTTCACATAACCTTGTCATATTTGTAGAGATCACAGACTCTGTTTGAGGCAAGACACAAAGTGAGACAAGGTATCACTAATGCTTTCATTGTAACAGCTTCTTTGACCGTAATTTACACGGGAAGTTAAGGCATGAGGGAAATATTTCTGGTGTGGGACCCGGAAGCAAGAAGGTCTTAAATTTTGTCTACATAAAGCACGCCATTTCAGTTGTAAGAATATAGTTATATATTCTTACTAACTACTGGTGCACAGATCCACTTCTTTGGCTCAAAGgtgcctggagctgggagaCAGTGGCCTCTAGCTCGGGAACCGTGAGTGCCTCCTGGTCGGCAGTGCTCGGCCAGCAGCTCCGGCCTCCGCTGTCCTTCCCCACTCCCGGTTCCCCCGCCCGGATCCCGGTTCTCTGCCCGGCTCCCCTTTGCCCCACAATTCCCggttcccagctcccccaggctCTCCCTAGGTCCCGGTTTCCACCCCCACGAGGAGCTCCCAGTTCCTTTCGCCCCGTCTCCTGTTCCTCGGTCCCCTCCTCAGCTCCCGTTGCTCCCCGATTCCCGGTTTCTGTGTCTCTGCGTCCCTCACACCCTCAGACCCCATTTCCTGTTCCGTCCCGAGCTCCGGTTTGCCTCCCGATTTCCGTTTCCCGCCGGCTCCCGTTCCCTCCGGCGCCCATTTTCCACCCAGTTCCCGGGGCTACCCCTTTCCCCGTTCCCGCTCCCCCTTCCCCGCTCCCGGTTCCCTTTCCCCGTTCCCGGTTCCCTTTCCCCGTTCCCCTTCCCggttccccttcccccttcccggTTCCCTTTCCCCGTTCCCGGTTCCCTTTCCCCGTTCCCGCTCCCGGTTCCCCTTCCCCGTTCCCGGTTCCCTTTCCCCGTTCCCGGTTCCCTTTCCCCGTTCCCGCTCCCGTTCCCGGTTCCCCTTCCCCCTTACCGGTTCCCTTTCCCAGTTCCCGTTCCCGCCCCCGTTCCCGGTTCCCTTTCCCCGTTCCCGCTCCCGTTCCCgattccccttcccccttcccggTTCCCTTTCCCCGTTCCCGGTTCCCGTTCCCGGTTCCCCTTCCCCGTTCCCGGTTCCCTTTCCCCGTTCCCGCTCCCGTTCCCggttccccttcccccttcccggTTCCCTTTCCCCGTTCCCGGTTCCCTTTCCCCGTTCCCCTTCCCGCTCCCGTTCCCGCACACGCGGCGCCCACCGAGCCACTTCCGGGATTGCGCGCGGACGCCGCGGCTCCGGGGCGTCCCTGAATGGGGCAGGGGCACGGGGCggccggcagggggcgctgtgcGCCGCGAACGCGTCCGGCCTTcgctccttccctgctccggCTTTGGTGGACACGCCCTGTCCCCAGCGTGTTCGGGATGCGACCTCGGGATGGGACTCAGGCGTTCCCagcgtgtccccagccctttGGATGGACACCCAGGCGTTCTCGGTCCCGGGACGGACATGCCGGCGTTGCCGGTCCTCGGGATGGACACGCCGGTGTTTCCAGCCCTCCGGGTATTTTTTGCTCTTGTATCAGTACGTGCTCGGCCAGAGGTGAGAGCCATGCTCAGCACGGCGCTGGCCCCTTGGGCATCACCTCTGCGAGCTCGGCAGAGGAGTTGATACTGCCGTGAGATACAAGGTCATGCTTAGGCACAAAACTTGGGTGGGAGAAGTATTTTGAAAGCAGCTTCTACTCAGGGACTGGCTGTAGTGGAAACTGTTGACATTCTCAGTGGAATATGCAAAATTTAATAGCACTGGTAAAAAGACAAGGTGATGGATGAATCCTTTCATGAAAATaagtgcatttattttaatttttgcccTTCTCAGCATGTTTGCTTTCATCAGCTTCCAAATGCTGATATTGCTTAGTGCCTCTGACATCAGCAAGTTTCAGGTACCTCTCTGAGTTTCTTCAGCTGAGTTAATCTCCACATGCTTTTCCTGAGTTACCCATCTGATGTCTTCAGAGTATTTTGGACGAATTGTGCTTATAGCTGAGAAAAGTAAGGATTTCAGAATTGAATTGAAAAACACATTCTGAAGAAAGGAGGTTCCAGATGCTATGAGCCACTCTTGGGAAGTCTGGTAGCCATAGGACAAACCATAGAGCACAATGAAGAAGGATGAGAGCACAGTTATGCTCAGAACCAGTCCCCAGGCCACAGGAACACACCACCAGCACAGCAAGGGCTCAGTGTCCGGGATCTTGCGAAGCTGCCTGATGGTAGTGCTTAGTCTCCTTCCTTTGGAAAAGATGCCCCCTTCCATGAAACTGGAACTTGACTTCTGGGACCTTCTACCCATCTGAGGGGAATTCACAGTCATCTTCTCCTCATCTGTGTCAATTACATTTGCATCTTTTTCAGATATTATGCAATTATTCCAGTACCTAGAATCTACCTTTGGGTACATCTTAGTCACAACAGGGGGAGGATCCTTCTGGGAATACTTAAATAAGGCAATTATTAACATTTCCACGGGGAGGGTAAGCAAAGCACATTCAATTCCTACTGTTATTGATCTCAAATACCTCAGGTATATTGGAGTTTCGTTATCCTTTTCAGCATTAAAGAACATGATGTTAACAAGCAAGGTGAATAATATTACTGCTAAAAATGTAGACAACCTTTGGAACCTAGTGAAAGCCCCAGCCATAACAGGAGCAAAAATTGAGAGCCATAGATGGTACTCTGTCAGTCTCCTGTtaaaattaataagaaaataGTCGAATTTGGGGAGAGGTGTCTGGGGGTCTGTGACAGAAAATTTCCAGTATCGCAAGGGATTGTTCTTGTCAAGGAAAAGCCATTTTCTGCACAGAAAGAACCAGGCCTTCCTGGTGGACATGTCCTCAACTTCAGCTCTGCTTAAGAACCAGGTTGGAGATTTGCCATTGTTATTGAGCCTGATCCTGAAGGAACGAATATCTCCCAATTTTCTCGTAGTAGTTATCAGAAAGCAATCAATGCTTCCCCGTTGGAAAGCTGGAGAAGGCTGGTGCCATAAACAACGGAATTTACTCCTGCCATACTGGCCAATGAGCTGCAGAAAGACCTCTACTTTGGTCCCAGCATTCCAGCGACTGCCTGTGTACAAAGTGACCAAAAAGCTCCCTTCATCAGAGGCCTCATTGTCTGGCAGAACGATAATGTACTTGATCTCCCTCTCAACCCTGTCTCTTCTTATAGCCCAGCAGCACAAAAGCAAGTAGATGGCAAAAATAGAGAGCACTGTTATGAGGGTCAGTGGGTTTTTAGGGATGTCTGCTATCAGGTTTCTCCCCAGATCTACTGTGTTGGGAAGAACTACTACTTTGGCTGCTAGGAACTTGATGTTGGATGCCGGAAGGGCTGACAGACTCCTGCGATTCCGCATGGAGACACAGATACAGTGTACCTTCTCCCAGTCAGTCAAGGGACCCATTACACATGTGTCTTTGCTCCACTGACTTCCAATCCCATTCAGAAATAGACACTGgtcattaaaaatgtatatgCTCACCACTTTTCGGTTTGGGTACCTTAAGATATAATGCGTCTCCAAGACAACAGAGATGTTCTGAGTGTCTATGCCACTTTTCTGCACTATGCTTGTCAGCAGGGACTCTGGGAGACAGACTATATAGGGACCTGTAATGCTACAGTCAGCAGTGGTTGTCTCATTTCCACTTGCAGCTGTTGGCTTGTTGTGAAAAGCAGCAAACGAGGCCACAGGCTGAGCATGAGTAAGATTGGTACCTGAAAATATCAGCACCTTGAAAGTAACTTTTAATTTTGTCATTATCTGGAAGTATATGTTTGTGGCAGTTTTACTGATCTCAAAACTAAATCCTCCAGTTGTGTAAGCTTCTGTTTTATCGGGTCCCATTACTAAATGAAAAGTTACAACTCCACCTTTCCGGGCAAGAAAAAGGTCTGCTCTTTCAGGCATGATTGGAACTAGATCCCCATTAGCCTTAGTCTCTGCCATTTTAAACCCTATGACCATTGATATAATATCTGATGTATGACCTAACCATGGGAAGGGGCTCTCATCAAATTCAAAAATGGCAGTGGAAAACACAGTATCCGGGGTCACTCCTGAACCATTTCCTTTTCTCAGTGTTGGATAAAAGCAATTGTGGCAGGTGGATGTATCAAGCAAATAATCTGTCATTTTCCAGgcttcatttttcttcagagTGATATTCCAGTGCCCTGTTTCTATTAGAGTTTCTATTTCTTCAGGGACTTTCCCCCAGAAAACTATATCTGTTACACCTTCCATGATGGAGAAAACACGTTGAATTCCATTTGCACTGACATTCTTAAGACGCAGAAGATCCGCTCTCAGGACATTGGACAAGCATCTTAGTATTCCACTAGTCTGAATTTCTGCTTCCTCAGACCAATGGATCTGACTCCTCTGTCTCTTCAGAATTCCTGTTACTTCTGTCAGTTTCCCAATGGCAAGGTCTTGTGACCTAACATTCATTTTCTCAACTGCCTCTGTGACTTCAGAAAGAACAGCCACTACTTGGTTGACTTCCATGATGCTatttactgaaatattcaaGGCTGTTTTAACCACAGTTTCCCGAAGCCgagcctgagggagctggcCAATTGGTGTGTTTTTAATGTAGTTTAAGAGTGAGGCTGCAAGATAAACCAAATAACCAGCTCTAAGACGATCCCCAGTCTGCTGAGTAGATGCTGACATGCTTAAACGGCTTGCTGAAGCCAGCAGTTGACGGAACACAGCTGAAAGGGATTGAGTTTTCAGTGGGCTGCTGACGTGGGCACGTAAATTCACCTGGGTAAATGCCCCAAAGGAATCACGGACTTGAACATAAAGTGTCAAACTGTACCAACGAGAGGGCACTCCAACTGGGAGAAAAGATGGAGGAGTTCTAGGCTCAGAACCAAAGTACAGAATTGTGCCAAATGTGTTTTCCACCACAGAAGTTACTGTGGTAGTTTGGGGTACTTTGGAAGCTACTATCACTTTATATGTCAGAGGTAAATGGCTGTCAGAAAATCCTCTACACTTAACAACAAATTTTGTCAGAAAGGCTATACCGTAACGGGGTTTGATGTTACACCTGCCGGCCCGAGGTGGAGTATTTACTGAAAAGGGTGTTTTGAAGGATGAGGACCTACCATCCCAGGTAGTTACACTTAAGTGAAGTACGTAGGATTGATATGCAGGCTTTGTGAAAGTCAGAGCATGTATAGACATGTAAGCCCCAGACCTTCCCGTTGATGTTTTGGAAGCCCAATCAAAAGGAATTTCTTTAGAGGTGTCTGAAAAAAGGGACCAGTAATATAGTGGCCTGTTGCTCAGTTTACAGTTTGAGCATTTTCCAGATAGGGCATATCTCTCTGTTGGAATTAAACTCCTACCACAGTTTTCAAGGCATTTCACATCCAGAATGAGTGGAGGGCCAGGATCTACCTCTACAATTTGATCAGCATAAGCCTTCCTTATGCCCTTTTGAATCACCAGGCGAAAGTAGTATAAGGTGCTTCCTGGGAGGGATTCTGGTGGTATTTTTTGAATGGGACCTGAGGGTGTTATCCATCTCAAATCCTTCTGGAATGGATGGCATCTGTTTTTCATGTTGAATTTCATGGTTTGATATTCTGCCGAGTCTTTAGTGCAGTACCAAGTAAAAGTCAGTGGTCCTTCCTGTGAATCAGGATCAGAGGATTCAGAGCCATCAAGAGTCCAGCTCTCAGAAAAACCCACTGTGCGGACCGAGCCTCCTGAGATATTTGCCAATAG
This portion of the Anomalospiza imberbis isolate Cuckoo-Finch-1a 21T00152 chromosome 5, ASM3175350v1, whole genome shotgun sequence genome encodes:
- the PKDREJ gene encoding polycystin family receptor for egg jelly, translated to MAALLLLLQLLACCRRGSAASPVRLQPSPLRVSCPDPHGQVFQRQDNEHRVSCLWNSTVTLHYQPASGAGLEVEGEEGQPPSPPCCLWYLNSASLRNISRWSGQVVLQTGEAPSPGASSLLTVQCSSASCAAPECFHHNVSVEIVEQDMRLFVLWPQTHVIQVWQPVELGWCARLKNAGWQYRFSSRGGAPSTLLLPSSEHQDTTSPTVYPTVELQQTCATYYIYRLTVRYRHPGINVALVNIEQMPHISFNLSLKVEPDLVHVLSISSKLLSVPQQPLSLSWWLQPLTLSTLAYRLVDTQAVGGWLCSYSSFTLSSNFCVISTPQSLNEIVVASVYFHVGGERFEKLMGKLHLLNGTLSLTAGKETPIHVSLCPGKSNSSTYIFRYNQGTFYTSKDSNSTFSTDCPNTHTVFYQYKELSYLLSIEFLALQWYKFKMYLYMNQKRALIRSLAERDLDVHVFSSGRPFLQNFSYLVWFIPTQHPMLQCEWTFHLQLFGTKKDHIVQSSTYTYSDHVKNATRFVRRSALPFDAEQYTGFVAKVNCTSSAPTPALLSVRVNNHTEKTIEAPVVCEKKECWISRCWIQRPDPKSIILYKKRALEFFLFVKLNIECHIGISIKSLWQVYPAKDTKTEPDWSKPVNTSRMFGIKMIHLTIPANTLDYGLYLFTYTAEVIPIKTSTVLKAYDMIYVQIERADLLANISGGSVRTVGFSESWTLDGSESSDPDSQEGPLTFTWYCTKDSAEYQTMKFNMKNRCHPFQKDLRWITPSGPIQKIPPESLPGSTLYYFRLVIQKGIRKAYADQIVEVDPGPPLILDVKCLENCGRSLIPTERYALSGKCSNCKLSNRPLYYWSLFSDTSKEIPFDWASKTSTGRSGAYMSIHALTFTKPAYQSYVLHLSVTTWDGRSSSFKTPFSVNTPPRAGRCNIKPRYGIAFLTKFVVKCRGFSDSHLPLTYKVIVASKVPQTTTVTSVVENTFGTILYFGSEPRTPPSFLPVGVPSRWYSLTLYVQVRDSFGAFTQVNLRAHVSSPLKTQSLSAVFRQLLASASRLSMSASTQQTGDRLRAGYLVYLAASLLNYIKNTPIGQLPQARLRETVVKTALNISVNSIMEVNQVVAVLSEVTEAVEKMNVRSQDLAIGKLTEVTGILKRQRSQIHWSEEAEIQTSGILRCLSNVLRADLLRLKNVSANGIQRVFSIMEGVTDIVFWGKVPEEIETLIETGHWNITLKKNEAWKMTDYLLDTSTCHNCFYPTLRKGNGSGVTPDTVFSTAIFEFDESPFPWLGHTSDIISMVIGFKMAETKANGDLVPIMPERADLFLARKGGVVTFHLVMGPDKTEAYTTGGFSFEISKTATNIYFQIMTKLKVTFKVLIFSGTNLTHAQPVASFAAFHNKPTAASGNETTTADCSITGPYIVCLPESLLTSIVQKSGIDTQNISVVLETHYILRYPNRKVVSIYIFNDQCLFLNGIGSQWSKDTCVMGPLTDWEKVHCICVSMRNRRSLSALPASNIKFLAAKVVVLPNTVDLGRNLIADIPKNPLTLITVLSIFAIYLLLCCWAIRRDRVEREIKYIIVLPDNEASDEGSFLVTLYTGSRWNAGTKVEVFLQLIGQYGRSKFRCLWHQPSPAFQRGSIDCFLITTTRKLGDIRSFRIRLNNNGKSPTWFLSRAEVEDMSTRKAWFFLCRKWLFLDKNNPLRYWKFSVTDPQTPLPKFDYFLINFNRRLTEYHLWLSIFAPVMAGAFTRFQRLSTFLAVILFTLLVNIMFFNAEKDNETPIYLRYLRSITVGIECALLTLPVEMLIIALFKYSQKDPPPVVTKMYPKVDSRYWNNCIISEKDANVIDTDEEKMTVNSPQMGRRSQKSSSSFMEGGIFSKGRRLSTTIRQLRKIPDTEPLLCWWCVPVAWGLVLSITVLSSFFIVLYGLSYGYQTSQEWLIASGTSFLQNVFFNSILKSLLFSAISTIRPKYSEDIRWVTQEKHVEINSAEETQRGT